From the Candidatus Binatus sp. genome, one window contains:
- the argB gene encoding acetylglutamate kinase yields the protein MLIEALPYIRRFRGKTFVIKYGGHAMLTPELRESFAQEVVLLDLVGINPIVVHGGGPQITELIGKLGLKSRFVRGMRVTDPATMEAAEMVLQRINKDIVATISRNGGRAVGLSGKDGDLIRSRKMRMVVTDENGKRSRVDIGLVGEVDRVNPELLRTLEANNFIPVIAPTGFGSDGETYNINADVVAGEIAASLKAEKLILLSDVEGVKDQNGKLLPTLDAAEAKRLIARGVIHEGMIPKVECCIDALSKGVAKTHIIDGRVRHAVLLEIFTRAGIGTEVVARRAKVSDLSANSRRASNGRRANS from the coding sequence ATGCTAATCGAGGCGCTGCCGTATATCCGGCGCTTTCGCGGCAAAACTTTTGTGATCAAGTACGGCGGCCATGCGATGCTGACGCCGGAACTGCGCGAAAGTTTCGCGCAAGAGGTGGTGCTGCTCGACTTGGTCGGGATCAATCCGATCGTGGTGCATGGCGGCGGTCCGCAAATCACCGAACTGATCGGCAAGCTCGGCCTCAAGTCGCGTTTTGTGCGCGGGATGCGCGTGACCGATCCGGCCACGATGGAAGCCGCCGAGATGGTCCTGCAGCGAATCAATAAGGATATCGTCGCGACGATTTCACGCAACGGCGGCCGCGCGGTTGGACTCTCGGGCAAGGATGGCGACCTGATCAGATCGCGCAAGATGCGCATGGTCGTCACCGACGAAAACGGCAAACGCAGCCGCGTCGATATCGGATTGGTCGGCGAAGTTGACCGCGTGAATCCGGAATTGTTGCGCACGCTCGAGGCCAACAATTTCATACCGGTGATCGCGCCGACCGGATTTGGCAGCGACGGCGAGACCTACAATATCAACGCGGATGTCGTCGCGGGCGAAATCGCCGCGTCGCTCAAGGCGGAGAAATTGATTCTGCTGAGCGACGTCGAAGGCGTGAAGGATCAAAACGGCAAATTGCTGCCGACGCTCGATGCGGCCGAGGCGAAACGGCTGATCGCGCGCGGCGTGATTCACGAAGGGATGATCCCGAAGGTCGAATGCTGCATCGACGCGCTCAGCAAGGGCGTCGCGAAGACGCATATTATCGACGGCCGCGTGAGGCACGCCGTGCTGCTTGAGATTTTCACTCGCGCCGGAATCGGCACCGAAGTCGTCGCGCGGCGCGCGAAAGTATCGGACCTCTCGGCCAATTCGCGCCGAGCATCGAACGGTCGCAGAGCAAACAGTTAG
- the argF gene encoding ornithine carbamoyltransferase: MNAATQTKRDFLDFSSLSEAELAGLLALGARLKAELKIGIEHPYLRGKTLAMIFQKPSLRTRITFETGMAQLGGHAIYLAPNDIGIGERESVKDVARNMARCVDLIMIRTFSHETAVELARESTVPVINGLTDLLHPCQLLADLLTMQERFGRDLSKLRVAFVGDGFNLAQSWIEAASLAGFELRLACPKGYEPEKSFVELLRNDESGTISDNPVEAVTDADVVYTDTWTSMGREKEAAQRRRDFKGFQVNDALLKHARKDAIVMHCLPAHRGEEITDDVIDGPRSVVLDQAENRLHAQKAVMVWLLRPDILRIAPSPDLRRFKKDH; this comes from the coding sequence GTGAACGCCGCCACGCAGACCAAGCGCGACTTTCTCGATTTCAGCTCGCTCAGCGAGGCCGAACTGGCGGGCCTGCTCGCACTTGGCGCGCGCCTCAAGGCCGAGTTGAAAATCGGTATCGAGCATCCGTATCTGCGCGGCAAAACGCTGGCGATGATTTTTCAAAAGCCGTCGCTGCGCACGCGGATCACGTTCGAGACCGGGATGGCGCAGCTCGGCGGCCACGCGATTTATCTCGCGCCCAACGATATCGGGATCGGCGAGCGTGAATCGGTCAAGGATGTCGCGCGCAACATGGCGCGATGCGTCGATCTGATCATGATTCGCACGTTCTCGCACGAGACTGCGGTCGAGTTGGCGCGCGAATCGACGGTGCCGGTGATCAATGGCCTCACCGACTTGCTTCATCCATGCCAGTTGCTCGCCGATCTCCTCACGATGCAGGAGCGATTTGGCCGCGACTTGAGCAAACTTCGGGTTGCGTTCGTCGGCGACGGATTCAACCTCGCGCAGAGCTGGATCGAAGCGGCGTCGCTCGCGGGATTTGAACTGCGACTCGCGTGTCCGAAGGGCTATGAGCCTGAAAAAAGTTTCGTGGAGCTCCTTCGCAACGACGAAAGCGGCACCATCAGCGACAATCCGGTCGAGGCGGTCACCGACGCCGACGTGGTGTACACCGACACGTGGACCTCGATGGGCCGCGAGAAAGAGGCGGCGCAGCGGCGGCGCGATTTCAAGGGCTTCCAGGTTAACGACGCGCTGTTGAAGCATGCGCGAAAGGACGCGATCGTGATGCATTGTCTGCCGGCGCATCGCGGCGAGGAAATCACCGACGACGTGATCGACGGCCCGCGCTCGGTCGTGCTCGATCAGGCAGAGAATCGTTTGCACGCGCAAAAAGCCGTGATGGTCTGGCTGTTGCGGCCCGACATTTTGCGGATTGCCCCATCGCCGGACTTGCGGCGTTTCAAGAAGGATCACTGA
- the hslV gene encoding ATP-dependent protease subunit HslV, producing the protein MFRHTTILCVRHSGHVVMAGDGQVSVGQTIMKGTARKVRRLHQDRVIGGFAGSTADGLTLFDKFESKLQEYNGVLRRAAVELAKDWRTDRILRRLEAMLIVADQESSLLISGVGDVLEPDDGILAIGSGGNFALSAARALVRHGNGMSARQIAESSLKIASEICVYTNDQFVIEEI; encoded by the coding sequence ATTTTTCGCCACACCACCATTTTGTGCGTGCGCCATAGCGGGCACGTGGTGATGGCGGGTGACGGGCAGGTGAGCGTCGGCCAGACCATCATGAAAGGCACCGCGCGAAAGGTTCGCCGGCTGCATCAGGATCGCGTGATCGGCGGATTCGCCGGCTCGACCGCCGACGGGCTCACGCTGTTCGACAAATTCGAATCGAAGCTGCAGGAGTACAATGGCGTGCTGCGCCGCGCGGCGGTCGAACTCGCGAAGGATTGGCGCACCGATCGAATACTGCGCCGGCTCGAGGCGATGCTCATCGTCGCGGATCAGGAAAGCTCGCTGCTGATTTCTGGCGTGGGTGACGTGCTCGAGCCCGACGACGGCATCCTGGCGATCGGCTCGGGCGGCAATTTCGCACTCTCGGCAGCGCGCGCGCTGGTGCGGCATGGTAACGGCATGAGCGCTCGCCAAATCGCCGAAAGTTCGCTCAAGATAGCCTCGGAGATTTGTGTTTACACCAACGATCAATTTGTGATCGAGGAGATTTAA
- a CDS encoding aspartate aminotransferase family protein, with protein sequence MNNTEIIELAHRNMVDVYGCLPLAFARGHGSYLYDADGNRFLDFFCGLAVTSLGHGHPRVVRAIKEQAEKLTHVSNVFHTEPTARLLERLANRFGGGKVFLGNSGAEANEAAIKLARRWGSNEGGGRFEILATLGSFHGRTLATLSATGQEKYHQGFHPLMPGFRLVPFDDVAAFDKARQDQTVGILIEPIQGEGGVVVPHNDYLKRMREWCDRNNVLLILDEVQTGIGRTGKFFAYEHAGIKPDIVTLAKALGGGLPIGAMIARPEIGASFTPGSHGSTFGGNPVACAAALAVLDALEQDGVMDNAATVGAYMLERLGKFAKTCDRIVEVRGLGMIIGVVLKHDARPIVDACVKDRLLVNGTAGNVLRLLPPLNLTREEADAGLAIIENALTTVPVAK encoded by the coding sequence ATGAACAATACTGAAATCATCGAACTCGCGCATCGAAACATGGTCGATGTTTACGGATGTCTGCCGCTCGCCTTCGCGCGCGGTCACGGCTCCTATCTATATGATGCGGACGGCAATCGCTTTCTCGATTTCTTTTGCGGCTTGGCCGTCACCAGTCTCGGCCACGGCCATCCGCGCGTGGTTCGCGCGATCAAGGAGCAGGCCGAAAAGCTCACTCACGTCTCGAATGTATTTCACACCGAACCGACGGCGCGCTTGCTCGAGCGGCTCGCAAATCGATTCGGCGGAGGCAAAGTATTTCTGGGCAACTCGGGCGCCGAGGCCAACGAGGCCGCGATCAAGCTCGCGCGTCGATGGGGCAGCAACGAAGGCGGCGGACGTTTCGAAATTCTCGCGACGCTCGGTTCATTCCACGGCCGCACGCTCGCGACTTTGAGCGCCACCGGCCAGGAAAAATATCACCAGGGATTTCATCCGCTGATGCCCGGGTTCAGGCTCGTGCCGTTCGACGATGTCGCGGCGTTCGACAAGGCGCGCCAGGACCAGACTGTCGGCATCCTGATTGAACCGATTCAGGGCGAGGGTGGCGTCGTCGTCCCGCACAACGATTACCTGAAGCGGATGCGCGAATGGTGCGATCGCAACAACGTGCTGCTGATTCTCGACGAAGTGCAAACCGGCATCGGCCGCACCGGCAAATTCTTCGCGTACGAGCACGCGGGCATCAAGCCCGACATCGTGACGCTGGCCAAGGCGCTCGGCGGCGGACTGCCGATCGGCGCGATGATCGCGCGTCCGGAAATCGGCGCGAGCTTTACGCCCGGCAGTCACGGCAGCACCTTTGGCGGCAACCCGGTCGCGTGCGCGGCGGCGCTCGCGGTGCTCGACGCCCTCGAGCAGGACGGCGTGATGGATAACGCCGCGACGGTCGGCGCGTACATGCTCGAGCGGCTCGGCAAATTCGCGAAGACCTGCGATCGGATCGTCGAAGTGCGCGGCCTCGGCATGATCATCGGCGTGGTGCTGAAGCATGACGCGCGCCCGATCGTCGATGCGTGCGTGAAGGATCGTTTGCTGGTCAACGGCACCGCGGGCAATGTTTTGCGCTTGCTGCCGCCGCTCAATCTCACGCGCGAAGAAGCCGACGCGGGCCTCGCGATTATCGAAAACGCGCTCACGACGGTGCCGGTCGCGAAGTGA
- the hslU gene encoding ATP-dependent protease ATPase subunit HslU, whose amino-acid sequence MSVPQVMTPREIVSELDRYIIGQHEAKRAVAIALRNRWRRQNVAPELRDEIAPKNILMIGPTGVGKTEIARRLAKLAQAPFIKVEASRYTEVGYVGRDVESMIRDLVEISVKMVREEARERVAVKARESAEERLLDILFPAPTKVRRAAGITPDGHIEPVASDSHKDTREKLRKLLRDGHLDDREVELEVSANASPMVEVFTPQGMEEMGLNMKDLMNQLMPKKTRNRKVKIPEAMELLIQEEAARLVDMESVAQEAIQRAEQSGIVFIDEIDKIAARDAHGPDVSRAGVQRDLLPIVEGSTVNTKYGAVKTDHILFVASGAFHTSKPSDLIPEFQGRFPIRVELKALTREDFIRILTEPENALTRQYVALLATEGVRIAFTAEGVGVLADIAAKVNGRSENIGARRLHTILERLLEELSFNAPEMHDHELTIDADYVHGRLDAIVEDEDLSRYIL is encoded by the coding sequence ATGTCAGTTCCACAAGTAATGACCCCGCGCGAGATTGTCTCCGAGCTCGACCGCTACATTATCGGCCAGCACGAAGCCAAGCGCGCCGTGGCGATCGCGCTGCGCAATCGCTGGCGCAGGCAGAATGTCGCGCCCGAGTTGCGCGACGAAATCGCGCCGAAGAACATCCTGATGATCGGGCCGACCGGCGTCGGCAAGACCGAAATCGCGCGGCGGCTCGCCAAACTCGCGCAAGCGCCGTTCATTAAAGTTGAAGCCTCGCGCTACACCGAAGTCGGCTACGTGGGCCGCGACGTCGAATCGATGATCCGCGATCTCGTCGAAATCTCGGTCAAGATGGTGCGCGAGGAAGCGCGCGAACGGGTCGCGGTGAAGGCGCGCGAAAGCGCCGAAGAACGCCTGCTCGATATCCTGTTTCCCGCGCCGACCAAGGTGCGCAGGGCGGCGGGTATCACGCCGGACGGGCATATCGAGCCGGTCGCCAGCGACTCGCACAAGGACACGCGCGAAAAATTGCGCAAGCTGCTCCGCGATGGGCATCTGGACGATCGCGAAGTGGAACTCGAAGTCAGCGCGAACGCCTCGCCGATGGTCGAGGTTTTCACCCCGCAAGGGATGGAAGAGATGGGCCTCAACATGAAGGACCTGATGAATCAGTTGATGCCGAAGAAAACGCGCAACCGCAAGGTCAAGATTCCCGAGGCGATGGAATTGCTGATCCAGGAAGAGGCGGCGCGGCTGGTCGATATGGAAAGCGTCGCGCAGGAAGCGATTCAGCGCGCGGAGCAATCGGGCATCGTGTTTATCGACGAGATCGACAAGATTGCGGCGCGCGACGCGCACGGTCCGGACGTCTCGCGGGCCGGCGTGCAGCGCGACTTGCTGCCGATCGTCGAGGGCTCGACGGTCAACACCAAGTACGGCGCGGTCAAGACCGATCATATATTGTTCGTCGCGTCGGGCGCGTTTCACACCTCGAAGCCGTCGGACCTGATTCCGGAATTTCAGGGCCGCTTTCCGATTCGCGTCGAGCTGAAAGCGCTCACTCGCGAGGATTTCATCCGCATCCTGACCGAGCCCGAGAACGCGCTGACCCGCCAATACGTCGCGTTGCTCGCGACCGAGGGCGTGCGGATTGCGTTCACCGCCGAAGGCGTCGGCGTGCTCGCGGATATCGCGGCCAAGGTCAACGGACGTTCGGAAAATATCGGCGCGCGCCGCCTGCACACGATCCTCGAGCGCCTGCTCGAAGAGTTGTCGTTCAACGCGCCCGAGATGCACGATCACGAACTCACAATCGATGCTGACTACGTGCACGGGCGCCTCGACGCAATCGTCGAGGACGAGGATCTCTCGCGCTATATTCTGTGA
- a CDS encoding tyrosine recombinase XerC, with translation MLDAIEDFAAALQKASRAAENTVTNYRRDLLAFRNFLLERASLIGKAVEEISVSGITADHVRSYLADLMKTARRATVQRRLSAIKAFFRYRETTLGKASPARTIRSPKNERRLPSVLQQNEVQQLIEVNSENSSPAALRDRAIFETLYSSGLRVSELVGLDWRDINEEVGMVMVRAGKGNKDRLVPLGEPALDALLAWRRAMPIAWEPDGPVIVNLRGTRLTTRSVEKILQQRIVDSGLTAGFTPHGLRHCFATHMLSNGADLRSIQEMLGHASLATTQRYTHVSVNHLKEVYKRAHPRA, from the coding sequence ATGCTTGATGCAATCGAGGATTTCGCCGCGGCGCTGCAGAAGGCGTCGCGCGCTGCGGAAAATACCGTAACGAACTATCGCCGCGATCTGCTCGCGTTCCGAAATTTTCTCCTCGAACGCGCATCGCTGATTGGCAAAGCGGTCGAAGAAATCAGCGTCAGCGGCATCACCGCCGATCACGTCCGTTCGTACCTTGCCGACTTGATGAAAACCGCGCGGCGAGCAACCGTGCAACGACGCCTCAGCGCGATAAAAGCATTTTTTCGTTACCGGGAGACCACACTCGGGAAAGCCAGTCCAGCCCGCACAATTCGTTCGCCAAAGAACGAACGCCGCCTGCCCTCGGTGCTTCAGCAAAATGAAGTTCAACAATTGATCGAAGTCAATTCTGAAAATTCATCGCCCGCGGCGCTCCGCGATCGCGCGATCTTCGAGACGCTCTACTCGTCGGGCCTTCGCGTCAGCGAACTGGTCGGGCTCGATTGGCGCGATATTAACGAGGAAGTAGGCATGGTTATGGTGCGAGCGGGCAAGGGCAACAAGGATCGCCTGGTGCCGTTGGGAGAGCCGGCGCTCGATGCGCTACTGGCGTGGCGGCGCGCGATGCCGATCGCATGGGAGCCCGACGGCCCCGTGATCGTCAATCTGCGCGGCACGCGCCTGACCACTCGCAGCGTCGAAAAGATTCTCCAGCAGCGAATTGTGGACTCGGGGCTGACCGCGGGATTTACCCCGCATGGGCTGCGTCACTGCTTCGCAACGCATATGCTTTCTAATGGAGCGGACTTACGATCGATCCAGGAAATGCTCGGTCATGCGAGCCTGGCGACTACGCAGCGCTATACTCATGTGAGCGTGAATCATTTGAAAGAGGTTTATAAGCGTGCCCATCCGCGAGCGTGA